From the Bradyrhizobium ontarionense genome, the window CAGCATGGCACAGGTCAGCAGGCCGATCAGAGCGCGCATCGGCGCCGCGATCCTCTTCCGCCAAAGCGCCAACTGCGCGATCGACATGTGCATGGCGATGATGCTCCCGGCTCACCTGGTTATGCACATTGCCTATGGTGACAGTGCGCCTGATAAAAGGCCAACGCAGCGAGACCCAGGACTTGAGGGCACTGTTACGTCATCCCCGACTCAGCGCTCGCGGGACAGGGCCTGCACGGCCTGCTGCGTTGCAAGAGTGAGTGGATTCGGAAGCGCGTGCAAGGCGAACCAGCCGAACGCGGCGTGCTTGTCGGGTTCGACCAGCCTCGGCTCACCCTTGAAGCCCGAGGCGAGATAGACCGGCGCAACCCAGTGGTCGCCCCTCAGCCGGTCGATCTGGTCGACCACGCAGATCAGCCTGAGGTCGCCAAGCGTGATGTCGAGCTCCTCTGTCGCCTCACGCCTGACCGCGTCCTCCACCGGCTCCAGCCAGTCGATCTTGCCGCCCGGCAGGCCCCAGCAGCCGGCCTCCGGTTCGCGAAGGCGCTGGACGAGCAGGATCGCCCCGCCATCAACGATCACAACACCGCAGCCCAACCGAGGCTCGTTCATCGCCATGTGCCAGCAACCAAATCCATGTCGTCGCTGAGGCGCATCGTAGCAGAATTGATCTGGGAGGCCTTGGCAGTTTCGGAGGTCTAGGCGCACTCAACTGCCCGATTTCGTCATTCTGACGCAGTGCAGTCAAGTGCCTGTCCGCCTCATCCATCCGAGCGGGCCGAGAAAAATTCAGCGTCACCGTAATTCCGAGCCAAGCCGAAGGCGAAAGCCGCGGCGTGGCGGTGACGATGAGGGACTGCAACGTCATTCCCTACTGCCGCTCGGAGTGAGGGGGGGAACGGCTATAGGTAGCGCTAGCCACGAATTTTCTGCAGCGTCACGCAATCCTACATCTGCGCGAGGAATCATCTGCTTTTGTCAGGAGCAATTCCGGTCTCTGAATGCCTGGATGACTTTCGACAATCGCAATAGCTATAACGCTGTTTGTTCTTACGAGATTCCTCAGGAGGACGAAAATTCACCGGCCGCTAGAGTGACCAGATCGTTCGGATGCTTAAACCGCGTCAGTTCCTGAGCCATCAGGAGTTCAGCATGGTCCCGCGCGAGGTCCATCTGCCGCTTCCGCTCAACAGGATCACGCAGCTTCGGTGCTGCATCCTCGCCAGGCGCGAATAGTAGTTTTCTGACGATGCTTGTGTTCACTACGGGGGCTGCCCCTGGATCCTGCGTCAACACGATTAATTTTTCGCCTAGCGTATGGCCTTGGTCATTTTGGAATCTAGCTAGAAACGCGGCAACGAACTCGGCAGTTTCGCGCCTAGCGATCACCGAATAACTTCCGTTAAATTGTTCCGCTGTAACGTTATCGACGAGCCAATTCAGAAATTCGGTTGAAAAGTCGATTAGGATCTGGTCGCCCCGACTCCATGCCGCTCGTCGGGTTGTTGCGCTTACAACCGTTCTGCCTCCAAACTCAGCAAATCTACCTTTCATGTGAGCGGGGAGCCGCATCGTGAAGCGCTCTTCGTCGCCACTTTCCTCAACTTCGATCTCAAAGAACCGAGCCGATCGCTTTATAAATGTCGCGACATCGGCCGTCGTGTATTGCCCCAATGATTCTAGATCAGGAGACCCCGTAGATGTAGCAAAGCTTAGAATGTCATCTTGGATCAGTTT encodes:
- a CDS encoding NUDIX hydrolase — protein: MNEPRLGCGVVIVDGGAILLVQRLREPEAGCWGLPGGKIDWLEPVEDAVRREATEELDITLGDLRLICVVDQIDRLRGDHWVAPVYLASGFKGEPRLVEPDKHAAFGWFALHALPNPLTLATQQAVQALSRER